Below is a window of Desulfarculaceae bacterium DNA.
GCAACTTCACGGTGATCGACCGGGGCGACTCCGAGCAACTGGTCAAGGGGGTGGTGAACGAGCGGGGCCTCAAGACCAAGGGCGACAAGCATTTCCCCCGCGCCCGCTCCATCCACGAAATCATCGGCAAGTCGCGTAACCTGGAGCTGAGCATCGAGGACGCGGTGGAGCAGTGGGCCGGGCATCTGCTGGCATATCTGGACGAGATCAGCCAGGCGGCCGAAGGCTATGCCCAGGCCAAGCGCGAGCAGCACCTGGCCGACTACGACGACCTGTTGTTCCTGGCCGAGCAGCTTTTGGCCGACAACGACGATTTGCGCCGGCGCTTCAGCAGCCACTGGCAGCACCTGCTGGTGGACGAGTACCAGGACACCAACGCGGTGCAGGCCCGGCTGCTCAAGCTTTTGGCCAGCGAGCACGACAACGTGATGGTGGTGGGCGACGACGCCCAGAGCATCTACCGCTTCCGGGGAGCGCGCCTGGACAACATCTTCGAGTTCCCGGACAACTATCCGGGCACCAAGGTGGTCAAGCTGGAGCAGAACTACCGCTCCACCCAGGCCATCCTGGACCTTTCCAACGAGGTGATCTCCCAGGCCTGGCGGCGCTACGACAAGAAGCTGTTCACCGAGCGCCTGGGCGGCAAGCGCCCCGCCCTGCGGCGGCCCCGCGACGACCGGGGCCAGGCCCGCCTGGTGGCCAGGCGCATCGCCGAGCTCACCGCCGCGGGCACCAAGCCCGAGGAGATCGCGGTACTCTTCCGCGCCTCGCGCGACTCCTACGAGCTGGAGCTGGAGCTGACCTCCGGACGCACCCCCTTCGTCAAGGTGGGCGGCTTTCGGTTCCTGGAGGCCAGCCACATCAAGGACGCCATCAGCCACATGCGGGTCATCGCCAACCCCAGCGATTTCCTCTCCTGGCAGCGCATCCTCATGCTCCTGCCCGGGGTGGGGCCCAAAAAGGCCCAGGGCGCCATCCGGCATTTGGTGGAGGCTCCCTCGCCGGAGCATTACCTGGGCCGCCTGGCCAGCGCCCCCGGCCTGGGCGGGCCCCAGTTCGCGGCCCTGGTGGAGCTGATGAGCGAGCTGTCCGACCCCTCGGCCACGCCCATGAGCATGGTGGAGGCGGTGGCCGACTATTACGAGCCGGTGTGCCGCGAGGCCTATGAGGACTACCCCCGCCGCTTGCGCGACCTGGAGGAGCTGCCCGGCCTGGCCCGGGGCTTCGCCTCTTTGGCCGAGTTCATGGCCGAGGTGGTCCTGGAGCCGCCCAACACCTATGCCGACGAGCAAAGCGGGGGGCGCATCACCCTGAGCACGGTGCACTCGGCCAAGGGCCTGGAGTGGCCCCACGTGTTCATCCTCTGGGCCACCGAGGGCCGCTTGCCCCCCCTTCCCGCCCTCACCGATCCCGAGGCCCTGGAGGAGGAGCGCCGCCTGATGTACGTGGCCTGCACCCGGGCCGCCGGCGAGCTGACCATCCTGGCCCCCAAGGAGTCCTACCAGCGGGGGCGCGGGGTGGTGAGCAACGAGCTGAGCCGCTTTTTGGCCGAGCTGCCCGGCGGGCTCATGGAGGCACCGCCCGAGGCGGTGTTCGCGGTGCCCGACGCCGCGCCCGCCAATCCGGTAAGCCGGGGCAGCCAGCGCCAGGACCGCCCCTTCCCGGTGGGCGGCCAGGTGAGCCACGCCACCTTCGGCACCGGCCGGGTCATGGGCTACCAGGGGGGCAAAAAAATCCTGGTGCATTTTCAGCGCCACGGTCTGAAAATACTCCTGCTGGAATTCGCCAACCTGACCGAGGTCTAAGCCCAATGCCTTCTCCCAGTCCCTATCAGCGCGCCGTGACCAAGCTCTACGAGCTGCAAAAGTTCGGCATCAAGTTGGGCCTTAGCTCCACCCGCAACCTGCTAAAGGGCCTGGGCGACCCCCATCGCGGCCTGGCCTGCGTGCACCTGGCCGGCACCAACGGCAAGGGCAGCGTGGGGGCCATGCTGGAGGCGGCGCTCACGGAGGCCGGGGTCAAGGTGGGCTTCTACACCTCGCCCCATCTGGAGCGCTTCACCGAGCGCTTCCGCGTGGGCGGCAAGGAGATATCCCAGCGCAAGGTGGTTCAGCTGTGCAAGGCGGTGTGGGAGGTGGTGGACCAGCGGGAGCCGCCCACCTACTTCGAGTTCGTCACCGCCATGGCCTTTGAGCACTTCCGCCGCGAGGGGGTGGATCTGGCCATCATGGAGACCGGCCTGGGCGGCCGCCTGGACGCCACCAACATCTGCGAGCCCCTGGTCACGGTGATCACCAACCTGGGCCTGGAGCACGAGGATTACCTGGGCAAGGGCCTGAAGAACATCGCCTTCGAGAAGGCGGGCATCATCAAGAAAAAGGTGCCCCTGATCCACGGGGTGATGCAGCCCAGCGCCCGCCGCATCGTGGAGGACACCGCCGCCGAGCGCAAGGCCCCGGTCTACCGCCGGGGGCGCGAGCTGGGCTTCAAGCGGCGCGGCGGCGGCCGCTTCGACCTGAACGGGCGGCTGTGGAAGCTCAGCGACGTGGCCACCAACCTGGTGGGGGCCCACCAGCCCATAAACGCCTTGCTGGCCCTGGGCGCGGCCGAGGTGTTGTCGGAGAAAGGCCTGCCCCTCACCGCCGGGCACCTGGCCCGGGGGCTCACCCAGGTGCGCTGGCCGGGCCGCCTGGAGCGCTGGCCCTCCCAACCCGACGAGCCGGACCTCTGGCTGGACGGGGCCCACAACCCTTCCGCGGCCAAGGCGCTCTTGGCCAGCCTGGAGGCCATGCGCGGGGGCCGCAAGCCTTTGGTCATGGTGGTGGGGGTGATGGCCGACAAGGAGATCGGCACTCTTCTGGGCCTGCTATTGCCCGCCGCCGACCGGGTGGTCTACTCCCGGCCGGTGTACGCCCGCGCGGCCGATCCCCAGCGCCTGGCCGAGGCTGCCCCCCCCGGCGCCCCGCCCGGCGAGATAGAGCCCGATCTGGGCCGGGCCATGGAGCGCGCGCGGGAGCTGGCCGGTCCCGGTGGGGCGGTTTTGGTCACCGGAAGCCTTTTTACGGTAGGCGAGGCCCGCACCATCCTCTCCGGGGGTACAAGCGACTTGCCTTAAATTGCTCCATCTGCTAGGGTGCGCTAGCAAAAGTGTTAACGCGCCACACGCCTTGTTGGAGGTGGAAGTGCTCGCAATCAGGCGTCTATCACGGCACATCCTAGTCTTGATCATTCTGGCCGGCTTGGCCGGCCTCTTTATTAGCCCCGGGCCTGCCTTTGCCCAGGGGACCCTGATGCGCGTGGACGCCCAGGGTCCGGTGGACGTGCGCGCCGACCGGGTGGTCTACAACGAAAAGACCGCCACCTACCGCGCCGAGGGCGAGGTGGAGATCGTGCGGGGCAAGACCCGCTTGATGGCCGACAAGATCAGCCTGGACGCCAATAGTCTGATCGCCGAGGCCGAGGGGCGGGTGCGCCTGGCCACCCCGGCCCAGGACATCACCGGCAAGAGCATGGTGGTGGACCTGAACAACAGCACCGGCAAGATCTACCAGGGCCGCATCTTCATAAAGACCAACAACTACTACCTTTCCGGGGCCGAGATAGCCAAGACCGGCAAGGAGACCTACACCATCAAGCAGGGCAGCTTCACCAGCTGCGACGGGGCCGACCCCGCCTGGCAGGTGACCGGCGAGGACATGGAAGTGACCGTGGAAGGCTACGGCACCGCCAAAAACACCGCCTTCCGCGTGAAAGGCGTGCCCATCCTGTGGGCCCCCTACCTGATGTTCCCGGCCAAGTTCAAGCGCCAGTCTGGCATGTTGGCTCCCCAGTTCGGCCAGAGCCAGCGCGACGGCTTCATCTTCAGCCTGCCCTACTACCAGACCCTCGGCGAAGACATGGACGCCACGGTCACGCTGAACTACTACACCAAGCGCGGGTTGGACCTGGGCCTGGAATACCGCTACTCCCTGGACCCGGGCTCCAAGGGCATGTTCATGTTGGACTACATGCCAAACGACCAGGCGGGCGAGGCACTTTACAAGGAAGGCAAGAACGCCAAGCCCTACAGCTCGCGCTATTGGTTCCGAGGCATGGCCGACCAGAGCTTCTTCAACGACACCATGGAGTTGAAGGCCAACATCGACTTGGTGAGCGACCAGGACTACCTCCGGGAGTTCACCTTCGGCTACAGCGGCTTCAACGCCTCCGACCGCCGCCTGGCCCAGTGGTTCGGCCGCAACCTGGACCCCAACACCAGCCTGACCCGCACCAACACCGTCAACGTAACCCGCTACTGGTCCTCGGCCAGCTTCAACGCGGGGGTCATCTACTACGACGACACCACGGGCAACAACGACAACATCCTGCAATCGCTGCCCACCTTCAGCTTCGACGCCACCACCCAGCAGCTGGGCAACACCGGCCTGTACTTCGCCATGGGCTCCAGCTTCACCTACAACTACCGCGAGGAAGGCAGCACCGGCTTCATCTCGGACGTGGCCCCGGTGATCAGCCTGCCGCTTAACTTCAGCGACTACCTGGAGTTGGAGCCCAGCTTCACCTGGCGGCAGCGCTTCTACTCGGTAAACGGCGACGACAGCATAACCGACCCCAAGGACGCGGGCCTGAATCAGGTGTACGAGTTCAACGCCAGGGCCAGCACCTACCTCTACCGGGTGTTCGATTTCGGCACCGCCGAGAACCCCTACAAGATCAAGCACGCCTTCCGCCCGGTGATGACCTACGCCTACCGGCCCAGCCTGGACGAGGACAGCATCCCCGACCTGGCCCAGTTCGGCTCCCAGCGCACCAACGCGGTCAGCTACGGCATCGAGAACGCCCTGACCTACAAAGTCATGTCGGCCGACCCCAACAGCGGGGAGATCGTGCCGGTGTACCGCGAGTTCCTGCGCTTCAACGTGTATCACTCCTTTGACGTGAACACCTACCGCGAGGACAACGGCGGGCAATATTGGGGCGAGGTGTCGGCCACCACCCAGTTGCTGCCCACCGACAAGCTCTACTTCGAGAACACCACCTCCTGGAACCTCTACGACAACAGCTTCACCCGGGTGGACTTCCTGGCCCGGGCCGAGGACAACCGGGGCGATACCATCACCCTGGATTGGCGCTACGACAACACCGGGGTGAAGCAGATCAACGGCTGGCTCAAGATCGCCCTGACCCAGCAGTGGTATGTAGGCTTCGTCAACCGCTACGACTTCGACACCGGCAACCAGTTCGAGGCCCAGTACGAGCTGGGCTACGACGCGCAGTGTTGGGGTTTCAAGGCCTTTTACGTGGACGACATCAACCAGCGGGGCTTGTTCTTCGTGATCTCGCTGGGCGGTTTCGGCGAATTGCTCAACGTGGGAGGCTATTAGACTGCGGGAAAAAGCCTTCGGCTTTATTTCCTCCACCCCTTGACAGAACGGGGTCCAACCCCTATAAATACAGCTTCGACAAGCGAGGGCGACCTACGCCCTATCCGCCCGAGATTACAAGTTAGGCTTAAGGTCATGAAGAGCTTTGTAGCCAAAAAAGAAGACATCAGCCGGGAATGGTTCGTGGTGGACGCCACCGACCTGATTCTGGGGCGTCTGGCCAGTGAAGTGGCCCGGCGGCTCCGGGGCAAGCATAAGGCCATCTTTACCCCTCACGTGGACACCGGCGATTTCATCGTGGTGATCAACGCCGAGAAGGTGGCACTTACCGGCCGCAAGATGGACCAGAAGATGTACCATCGCCACAGCGGCTATCCCGGCGGCATCACTTCCATCAACGCCCGGCGTATGATGGATACCCACCCCGAGCGCGTGCTGATCAGCGCGGTCAAGGGCATGCTGCCCAAGAACCGCCTGGGCCGCCAGATGCTAAAGAAGCTGAAGGTCTACGTGGGCCCCGAGCATCCGCACCAGGCCCAGCAGCCTCAGACTTTGAGCCTGAGCTAGGGCGGAGGAGCTTTTAGATTATGAGCGACACCCGCGTATACTCCACCGGCAAACGCAAGACCGCGGTGGCCCGTTGTTGGCTGGTGCCCGGCGGCAGCGGCCAGATCATGGTCAACCGCAAGCTGGCCGACCAGTACTTCACCCGCGGCGTCCTGATCCAGATGGTCCGTCAGCCCCTGGCCATGACCGACAACCTGGACAAGATGGACGTGATGGCCACGGTGCGCGGCGGAGGCCATGCCGGCCAGGCCGGCGCCCTGCGCCACGGCATCGCCAAGGCCCTGGCCGAGTTGAACCCCGAGCTGCACAAGCAGCTCAAGAAGGCCGGCTTCCTGACCCGCGACGCCCGTAAGAAGGAACGCAAGAAGTACGGTCAGCCCGGCGCCCGCGCCCGGTTCCAGTACTCCAAGCGCTAAGAGCGCTTCAGCTCGCTATTCCGGGGAAGGTCCAAGCGGGCCTTCCCCTTCTTTTTGGGGAGAATGCCATGATTCCGGTCGCCATCATGGGAGGCTCCGGTTACACCGGAGTGGAGTTA
It encodes the following:
- a CDS encoding ATP-dependent helicase, with translation MRQTRDDLFSPALEGLNPAQRLAAGQKGGPVLVIAGAGSGKTRTLVHRVAYLVEQGVDPSCILLLTFTRRAAAEMLNRAKALNEACGRVKGGTFHSLCYRLLRAHGPRIGLDRNFTVIDRGDSEQLVKGVVNERGLKTKGDKHFPRARSIHEIIGKSRNLELSIEDAVEQWAGHLLAYLDEISQAAEGYAQAKREQHLADYDDLLFLAEQLLADNDDLRRRFSSHWQHLLVDEYQDTNAVQARLLKLLASEHDNVMVVGDDAQSIYRFRGARLDNIFEFPDNYPGTKVVKLEQNYRSTQAILDLSNEVISQAWRRYDKKLFTERLGGKRPALRRPRDDRGQARLVARRIAELTAAGTKPEEIAVLFRASRDSYELELELTSGRTPFVKVGGFRFLEASHIKDAISHMRVIANPSDFLSWQRILMLLPGVGPKKAQGAIRHLVEAPSPEHYLGRLASAPGLGGPQFAALVELMSELSDPSATPMSMVEAVADYYEPVCREAYEDYPRRLRDLEELPGLARGFASLAEFMAEVVLEPPNTYADEQSGGRITLSTVHSAKGLEWPHVFILWATEGRLPPLPALTDPEALEEERRLMYVACTRAAGELTILAPKESYQRGRGVVSNELSRFLAELPGGLMEAPPEAVFAVPDAAPANPVSRGSQRQDRPFPVGGQVSHATFGTGRVMGYQGGKKILVHFQRHGLKILLLEFANLTEV
- a CDS encoding bifunctional folylpolyglutamate synthase/dihydrofolate synthase, whose product is MPSPSPYQRAVTKLYELQKFGIKLGLSSTRNLLKGLGDPHRGLACVHLAGTNGKGSVGAMLEAALTEAGVKVGFYTSPHLERFTERFRVGGKEISQRKVVQLCKAVWEVVDQREPPTYFEFVTAMAFEHFRREGVDLAIMETGLGGRLDATNICEPLVTVITNLGLEHEDYLGKGLKNIAFEKAGIIKKKVPLIHGVMQPSARRIVEDTAAERKAPVYRRGRELGFKRRGGGRFDLNGRLWKLSDVATNLVGAHQPINALLALGAAEVLSEKGLPLTAGHLARGLTQVRWPGRLERWPSQPDEPDLWLDGAHNPSAAKALLASLEAMRGGRKPLVMVVGVMADKEIGTLLGLLLPAADRVVYSRPVYARAADPQRLAEAAPPGAPPGEIEPDLGRAMERARELAGPGGAVLVTGSLFTVGEARTILSGGTSDLP
- the lptD gene encoding LPS assembly protein LptD produces the protein MRVDAQGPVDVRADRVVYNEKTATYRAEGEVEIVRGKTRLMADKISLDANSLIAEAEGRVRLATPAQDITGKSMVVDLNNSTGKIYQGRIFIKTNNYYLSGAEIAKTGKETYTIKQGSFTSCDGADPAWQVTGEDMEVTVEGYGTAKNTAFRVKGVPILWAPYLMFPAKFKRQSGMLAPQFGQSQRDGFIFSLPYYQTLGEDMDATVTLNYYTKRGLDLGLEYRYSLDPGSKGMFMLDYMPNDQAGEALYKEGKNAKPYSSRYWFRGMADQSFFNDTMELKANIDLVSDQDYLREFTFGYSGFNASDRRLAQWFGRNLDPNTSLTRTNTVNVTRYWSSASFNAGVIYYDDTTGNNDNILQSLPTFSFDATTQQLGNTGLYFAMGSSFTYNYREEGSTGFISDVAPVISLPLNFSDYLELEPSFTWRQRFYSVNGDDSITDPKDAGLNQVYEFNARASTYLYRVFDFGTAENPYKIKHAFRPVMTYAYRPSLDEDSIPDLAQFGSQRTNAVSYGIENALTYKVMSADPNSGEIVPVYREFLRFNVYHSFDVNTYREDNGGQYWGEVSATTQLLPTDKLYFENTTSWNLYDNSFTRVDFLARAEDNRGDTITLDWRYDNTGVKQINGWLKIALTQQWYVGFVNRYDFDTGNQFEAQYELGYDAQCWGFKAFYVDDINQRGLFFVISLGGFGELLNVGGY
- the rplM gene encoding 50S ribosomal protein L13, whose product is MKSFVAKKEDISREWFVVDATDLILGRLASEVARRLRGKHKAIFTPHVDTGDFIVVINAEKVALTGRKMDQKMYHRHSGYPGGITSINARRMMDTHPERVLISAVKGMLPKNRLGRQMLKKLKVYVGPEHPHQAQQPQTLSLS
- the rpsI gene encoding 30S ribosomal protein S9; translation: MSDTRVYSTGKRKTAVARCWLVPGGSGQIMVNRKLADQYFTRGVLIQMVRQPLAMTDNLDKMDVMATVRGGGHAGQAGALRHGIAKALAELNPELHKQLKKAGFLTRDARKKERKKYGQPGARARFQYSKR